Below is a genomic region from Bacteroidota bacterium.
ACCCCGTCACGCTGCGCGCCAAAGACGGCCTCGCGCTCATCAACGGGACGCAGCTCATGAGCGCCTACGGCGCGTTCGTGCTCCACCGGGCGCACCACCTCCTCAAGACCGCCGACGTGCTCGCGGCGATGAGCCTGGAGGCGCTGCAGGGTTCGGCCACGCCGTTCGACGCCCGGATCCAGGCGGTCCGCCCGCACCCTGGCCAGGCGGTCGTCGCGGAGAACGTGCGGGCGCTCCTCGGCGAGAGCGAGATCCTGGAGAGCCACCGCACCTGCGGCAAGGTGCAGGACCCGTACTCGCTCCGGTGCGTGCCGCAGGTCCACGGCGCGAGCCGCGACGTCCTCGCCCACGCCACGTCGGTCGTCGAGACCGAGATCAACAGCGTGACCGACAACCCGCTCGTGTTTGACGACGGCGACCCCAGTATCGTCTCAGGCGGCAACTTCCACGGGCAGCCGCTGGCCCTCGCGCTCGACTACGCGGCGCTCGCGCTCGCCGAACTCGCCTCGGTCGCCGAGCGGCGGGTCTACCTCCTCGTCAGCGGCTACGACGGGCTGCCGGTGTTCCTCATGCGCGAGACGGGCCTCAACTCCGGGTTTATGATGCCGCAGTACACCGCCGCCGCACTCGTCTCGGAGAACAAGGTGCTCTGCCACCCGGCCTCGGTCGACTCGATCCCGAGTAGCCGGGGCCAGGAGGACCACGTCTCGATGGGGAGCGTCGCCGCGCTCAAGCTGTTCGACGTGCTGCGCAACGTCGAGCACGTCCTCGCGGTCGAGCTGATGACGGCGGCGCAGGCGCTCGACTACCGGGCCCCGCTCCGGCCGGGACGCGGCGTGGAGGCCGCCCACCGCCACCTGCGCGCCCAGGTCCGCCACCGCGAGGCCGACGACGGGTTCGGCGGCGACCTGACTGCGTGCCTCCACTGCGTGCAGGAGGGGGGGCTCGCTGCGGCCGCCGAGGCTGAGGTCGGCACGCTCCGCTAGCCGCCGGCTGCGGCTCCCCGCTCGTGCTGTCGGGCGGCGGAAGGCCCCGGTCGTACTCGGAAGCCATCATCCGCTCGAAGAACGTAAGCCGATCAGGACCGAGTGGAAGTTGCGGTAGCCGTCCGTCAGGCCGAAGGATTCTTGCTCCATCATCTCGACGTGGAGCAGGCCCCCGGTTTGGTTGGCCTCCGAGGATTGGGACGCCTCGGACCGTGCGGTCAGCCGCGGAGACGGGGCGAGAACGATACGCGTGCAAGGATACGCCGCCCGGTTGACGCTACCGGGCGTAATTTCGACGCCCATCCTACCGACCGAACCCATGCGCCACGTTGTTCCTGTCCTGCTTCTTCTGTTCTACGGAGGCTGCTCTAGCCAAAAAGGCCTCGAGCTCCCAGTCGGACCCGACGCCACGGTCAGCGGCACCGTCCAGGCCATCGACCGCACCCCGACAGCGGTCGACAGCGACGCGGTCATCACGCTTCGCACGAGCGCGGGGGATACAGAGGTCTACATCCCGGCGCGCATCGACATGTGCGAGGCCGAGGGGCTCGGCCTCTTCGCTGGCCTCGCGGAAGGGGAGAGGATCGAAGTGCGCGGGCGCAGCCTCTCCCGCGGCGGCGTCCGGCCCTGCGCCTCCGACGACCACTACCTCCGCGTGACGAGCCGCTAGGTGCCGGTCCTCGCCGACATCGGGCTGCTGGCGACCTGCCGGAGCGACGGCGGGCAAGGAGCCATCCATCCGGTCCGCGACGCGGCGCTCGCGTGGGAAGTCGATACCATCCGGTGGGTCGGACCGGAGGCGGACCTGCCGCGAGCGTTCTCGGGCGAGGAGCGGCAGAGCGCAGGCGGGCGGCTCGTGATCCCCGGCCTCGTCGATTGCCACACGCACCTCGCCTTCGGCGGATGGCGGGCCGACGAGTTCGCGCAGCGGATCGAGGGGGCGAGCTACCTCGACATCGCCCGAGCAGGCGGCGGCATCGCCAGCACGATGCGCCACACCCGTGCCGCGAGCGAAGACGACCTCGCCGACCGCGCCGCCGCCCACCTCGCCGCGATGCGGACGCTCGGCGTCACGACGGTCGAAGCCAAGAGCGGCTACGGCCTGACGGTCGAGGACGAACTGAAGACGCTCCGCGCCTACCGCCGTCTCGCCGAAAGCCAGCCGACGCGGATCGTGCCGACGCTCCTCGGCGCGCACATCGTCCCGCCGGAGTTCGAGACCGACCGGGCCGGGTACGTCCACCTGCTCACCGACACCCTCATCCCGCAAGTCGCCGCCGAGGACCTCGCTCGGTTCTGCGACGCGTTCGTCGAGGAGACGGCCTTCTCGCCGGACGAGGCCCGCACGATCTTCGACGCGGCCCGGCAGCACGGCCTCCGCCCGAAGCTCCACGCCGACCAGCTCTCGGACACCGGCGGGGCCGCCCTCGCCGCCGAGGCCGGGGCCGTCTCCGCCGATCACCTCGAACACGTCTCCGAGGCGGGCATCGCAGCCCTCACTGAGGCGGGCGTGGTCGCCGTGTCGCTGCCGCTCGCGACGCTCTACCTGAACGTCCGTCCGCTCCCGGCGCGGGCGCTGATCGACGCCGGGGTGGCGGTGGCGGTGGCGACCGACTTCAACCCCGGCAGCGCGCCGAGCTACCACCTGCCGCTGGCCCTCATGCTGGCCTGCACGGTGCAGCGGATGACGCCTGCCGAAGCCCTCAAAGGGGCTACCGTTATTGCAAGTCAAGCCATCAAAATGGACGACGCGGTCGGGTCGCTCGAAGCAGGCAAGCGCGCCGACTTCGCCGTCATCGACGCGCCCGACGTGAACCACTGGCTCTACCATTTCCGACCAAACGCCTGCCTCCGCACCGTCATCGGCGGCGAAACCGTGTGGGAGCGGAGGGGGGATGAAGGGCGAGGAGAGCATGGAGAGCGAGGAGGGTCCGAGCCATGACGACGGGTAGCCAGCGGCGGCTCGTTCTCCCTGACGTACCGGTGCCGGAGACGGCCGAGGACGACCCGCGCCTCGGGCGCTGGCTCGCCGCGAACCGCTCCGCCGAAGGGGCGCGCGCGGTGCTGCTCGGTTTCCCGTCGGACGAAGGCGTGCGCCGCAACGGCGGGCGGCCCGGCGCAGCCTCCGGCCCCGAGGCGATCCGCCGCGCCCTGTACACGCTGACCCCCGACGCCGAGCACCCCGAGGCGTTCACCGACCTCCTGGACCGCACCGCCGACCTCGGCGACCTTCCGGTGACGGGCGATGTCGAAGCGGACCAAGAAGCGCTTGGCGCCGTCGTCGCGCCGCTTCTCGCAGGCGGCGTCGTGCCGATCATCCTCGGCGGGGGGCACGAGACGAGCTTCGGCCACTTCCTCGGCTACGTCGGGGCGGAGCAGGACGTAGAAATCCTGAACTGGGACGCCCACGCCGACGTGCGGCCACTCAAGAACGGGCAAGCGCACTCCGGCTCGCCGTTCCGGCAGGCGCTGGAGCACCCGTCGGGCCGCTGCACGCGCTACCAGGTCGCCGGCCTGCAACCCCACAGCACGGCCCAGGCGCATCTCGACGTGATCGACTTGTGGGGCGGGGAGGTGATCTGGCGGCGGAGCCTGACCGAGGTCCGCATCCGCTCCATCGCCATCGGCCTAGCTAATCCAACGCTCGCCACGTTCGACCTCGACGCCGTCGACGCGGCCGACGCCCCCGGCGTCAGCGCCCCCAACGTCGGCGGGCTGCCGGCCGACCTGTGGCTCTACGCCGCCTACGAGCTAGGCCGCTCGCCGCTTGTCACCTCGGTGGACGTGGTCGAACTCAACCCGACGTTCGACATCGACGGTCGGACGGCCCGCCTCGCCGCGCTCACCGTCTGGAACGTCCTGAAGGGACTGGCAGAGCGGGTATAGATGGACGCTTATTCGCCCAGACGCTCAAGCCGAGCCGAAAGGGCGGGTCTTCTGGGTCGGCCCGCAGCGGCGGATCCGCTGTGCCGACTCCGTAGTGCGCACTCACTTCAGCCCGAGCTGGACGCGCACGGCCCCCTCGACCGCCCGGAGGTCCGAAGCTGAAAGCGTCCCCGCCCGGTTCATCAGACGCCGCTTGCTCGCCGTCGTCAATTGGTCCCCCATCGCCTTGCTCTGCCGACCCCCGACCGTCACCAGCGCGTCGCTCGGGTACACCCGGTTCGTGTTGCTCGTGAGCGGGACGACTTGTACGCGGTTGAGGTGCCGGTTCGCAGCGTCGTTGCTCAGGATCACGGCCGGCCGCTTCTTCCTGACTTCGCCGCCGACGGAGGGGTCGAAGTTTACCCACCAGACCTCACCGCGCTTCATCCTCACCCCCGGCCACGTCCCCGATTAGCGCCTCGGACCACGCCTCCGCCTCCGCCTCGCGGTCCTCGTCCTCGGCCATCGCGGCGTAGGCGGCGTCGAGGTCGAGGACGTGAGGGCGGACGAGCCGCTCGATGAACCGGCTGATCCGGCGAGGACCGACGACGCGGTAGAGCCCGTCGTAGACGGCCTCGTCGAGGGTGATGGTGAGCTTCTTAGGCACAGTGTTGTACGTGCTGGTGCATGTGCAGAGACGCCCCCGCCTCCACTCAGTTCCGGCACAGGAGAGATACGGCGGACCAGATGGCGGCTCAGCCGCCCAGGGCAGCGACCGCGAGGGCTGTACGAGGCAAAGGTAGCGCCGAGGCCCGGACGAGCCGAGAACGCCGGAGCCCTGGGCCTACCTGCAGGCGCAGGTTAGGCCGCATGGCTTTTGAGCAACCCAGCGATCTCTTCCGCGATCTCCTCAACCGTGTGCGTAGCGGTGCTTCTCGCCACTTCGTCCGCAATCGACGGGCTAAACGCGACGACCTCACTCTTGGTCACCTCGTGCCAGATCGGGAGTAGTATCTGTTCACCCGTGACCGACCGGGTCACGATGCCGTCCAACTCGTAGTTCGTCCATCCCTTGCTCATGAACGACTTCGACAGAACAACCAAGCCCACTCGGCTCTTCGCAAGACCAAGGTCGATCTTGCGACGCAGGCTATCGCCGATGCGCAACTCGAACTCATCATACCAGACGGACAAATCCTCCGCGACGAGCGCGTCCGCCAGCGCGCGGACGATGCTGCTCTTGTCTTCCGAAGCATGGGAAATGAACACATCGTACTCACGCAACGAGTCGCCAAGTCCGGGAGGCGATTCGGGCTGCACGAGGCTCGGGACCGACGAGAGCGGAGCCTCACGCAAGGGCGGGAGCGCACTCGGTATGATCCGAGCCGAAGAACGGACCGAGCCCCGCATCCCCCTCATGTCCACTGCGACGTGCCACCGCCCGGAGCGCGGAACACGCAGCCGAACCGGCGACCGCTTCGCAAGGCCGCCAACGTAGTTGTAGCGTCGTCCTGCCTTGTAGTTCGAGAAGTCCGAACTGCTCATGAGTTGGACGTTGGCGGCGTTACCCTTGAGCGTGATCTCAACAGTCTCACCGCCTTTGCACTGGCCGAGGTCGTGGTGAACAAACTGCATCGCGGAGCGGGGTTGGTGAGCGGGGCACTTCACGAGACCTCCGCACGGTGTCAGCCGAGTGTCACCGGGAATGCGGCCTAACAGACGGCCGCTCACCGGCGCAGGGCAGACAAGCGGTTGGACGAGAGAAGATCAGTGAGCACAGTCGAACGAAGCAAGGCAGTAGAGCCCTGCGTCGGCGTGCCGCGGCGGGTTACACCGCGTAGCGAGAGATCAGGGCTCGCCATCAGTCCGACCGTTTGATCTCGTCTAAGATTGAAAGCGCGCGTCGGATGCGGGTGTCCGTCCGCTTCGCACGGCCGACGTGGTAGGCGTGCGTCTTCCGCCGGCTCGGTGAGAGCGCCGCCCACGCCTTAGACGCCTCCGGGTCGAGGTCGAGCGCTGCCGAGAGTTCGCCCGGCATGTCGACCCGGCCCGGGTCGGGGTCCTCGTGGAGCGTGACGCGCGCGACGTTACCGACGGCGGCCCCGGCCTCGCGGAGCCACCCCGCCCCGAACTTCAGCCGGAGCGACCCGTCGGGCTGGCGGTGGAGCGCGCGGCGGAACGGCCGCGTGCCGGAGCCCGCGTCGAGCGTACCCTCGACGTGCGTGACGCCGTCCGCGTCGAGCGCGGCGGCGACCTCGGCCGGGATGGGTACGTAGTGGTGCATGTACCCGGCCTCGGTCTCGGGGTCTTCGAGGACGGGGGTCGGGAAGTCGTGCTCGGTTGCGTCGCTCATGGGTGGCTCGGGGCTTCGCCCGGCGACGCGACAGCTGTCCCGTCCGGCACGCCGTCAGGGGCCCCGGCTGGCGGGCCAACGGGTGGACCGCCCCACCCGGCAGGCTCGGGGCGCGCGGGCCAGAGCGCCGACCGGAGCGCGGCCTCCTGCTCCGCCTGCGCACGCGCCGCCAGCGGCGAGCCCGGCACGGCGTCGAACCCGTGGACCGCCCGCGCGAACGCGTGGTGCTCGACCTCGACGCCCGCCTCGGCCAGCGCCTGCGCGTAGTCGGCTCCCTCGTCGCGGAGCGGGTCGAACTCGGCCGTCCAGAGGTACGCCGCCGGGAGCTCATCGAGGTCGCGCGCGCGGGCCGGAGCCGCGGTTGCCGGGGGTACGTCGCGGTCCTCGGGCGCGAGGTAGAGGTCCCACATCCGCCGGTTGGCCTCGGCAGCCCAGTTCGGCGTGTCGGTGTAAGCGCGCGCCGAGCCTGTCTGGCATCGGTCGTCGAGGACGGGGTAGCCGAGGTATTGGAACGCGACGGCGGGTGCCGCAGAGTCGGCCCGGCGGTCGTCGCGGGCGCGGAGAGCGACCGCAGCGGCCAGGCCAGCGCCCGCGCTCGTTCCCCCGACGGCGACCCGATCGCGGTCGACACCAAGCGCATCGGCCTCAGCATGGACCCACGCGAGCGCAGCATGGGCGTCGTCGAGCCCCGCCGGGTATGGGTGCTCCGGCGCGAGCCGGTAGTCGACGGATACGACGACGGCACCGACCGCGCGGGCGAGCCGGGCGCACCGAGCGTGCTCGGTGTCGAGGTCGCCGAGGACGAACCCACCCCAGTGCATGAACACAAGGGCCGGACGACGGCCTCCGACAACCGCCTCCAGCGCGGTCTCGGATTCAGGGACGTAGACGCGGACTGGGACATTGGGCACCCCGTCCGGCCGGGGCACGGTCCGGTCTGTGACCGTGAGTCCCGACGTATCGACGGGCGGGCCGAACCGGGACATCTGGCGGACGCCCTCGCGTGCGGCGGCGAGGTCGGAGTAGTCCGGGGGCGGGAGGGCGCGAGCGAGCGGTCGGAGTTCGGGGTCGAGGGCGTCGACGACGTAGGGTCGGGGCATGGAGAGTTGAGGGTAGGGGGAGTCTGATATCTCGGTATCTTGACGACCGAGGCTTTTTATCTTGACTGTCAAGACATCAAGCTAGTTCCGTGTCTCCGCAATTTTGCAACGATGGCTCCCGACTTCTCTGCTCCGCTCCCCTTCCTCGCTGCCGTCCGCGAGCTCTACTCCGCTTTTGACACCTTCGACGCGGCGGCGGCGGGCGCGCTGGGTATCCACCGGACAGACCTCGCCGCGCTTCTGGCCCTGGAGCACGGACCGCGCAGGGTCGGCGACGTGGGCGCAGTGCTGGGGCTGTCGAGTGGGTCGATGACGGCGCTCGTAGGCCGTCTGGAGCGGTCGGGCCACGTTGAGCGCTCGGCGGACCCGGCGGACCGGCGGGCGCGTCTGGTCGGGCTGACAGCCAAGGCGCGGCGGGAGGTGGGGACGATTTACCGGCGGTCGTTCGAAGCCATCGCCGACGCGGTTAGCGAAGTGCCACGGGAGGAACTCGACTCGGCTGCTAGACTCACGCGCATGGCCGCAGACGCCTGCTCCGCAGAAGCAGTGATGTTGCTAGAGACTACCTCGAAGATCGGATAGCGGTGTAACAAGGTTTGGGCGGCGTGGAGGCGTATTGTAAAGCGCCCGAGAGCCGCATATCATACGCGGTCGGCTGCTTATGCAGCCACGGTCTGCACCATACCGCGTGCTCGCTACGCGATGAGCCCTTCGACGGCCGGGTGGTCGTGCGCGCTGCTCGGGCTGACTGGGTCGGCGGCGATGTAGGCGCGACGGTGGTAGTGGGCGAGGCCGCGAAGCCAGGCGTCGGACTGCGAGCGAGGGTTATGCTCTACCCGTTGCAATGCTGTTCGACAAGTTCATGTGCGTCATCCCCGTAGATCGCCTCCTGACCATACTTCGTGTAGAAGTCGTGCCGGAGAGCGGTACGGAGGTCCGAGCAAGCCGCTTCGGTGTTGCCAGCCTCAATGCGGAGTAGCGCTCTGTTGCGGTATGCGAAAGGGTTCTCGGGATCGAGTTCTAGGCCCTTACGGATATCGCCGGCCGCTCCCGCTTGATCGTTTAGCACGAGCCGGGTGTAGGCGCGGTTCACATAGGCCGTCGCGCGCAACTCGCTCATCTCGCTCTCCTTCTCTAACTCAATGGCCCGGTTGAAGTCTTTCAACGCCTCAGGGGTCTTCCCTTCCCGGAGATGGATTTCCCCTAGGACACGGTAACCCTGTGCGGCCCCTGGGGCGATTGCGATAGCACGATTTGCGTCCTCCAAGGCCCCCTCCACGTTGCCCGCTCGGTACTTGACCTCGGACCTGGTTTGGAGAGTGGTTATCGCGTCGTAGCCCATCGCTACGAGATCGTCGAGTACTGCCACGGCTTCGGGATAACGTTTGGCCCTAAAGAGCGCCGCCGCCTGCATGTCCATGACGACGGGAGCGCCCGGGGCGATCTCCGCCGCCGCGTTGAGATCATCAACGGCGCCTGCTGGGTCCTCGGCTAGAAGGCGGTTCACGCCGCGGAACAGCCTTGGTTCGACCGCCGCTGGCGCTAGAGAAACAGCTTCCGATAGCACGGCATAGCCCTCCTCAAACCGCCCAAGGCTGCTAAGCGCACGTCCCTTTAGTGTGAGCGCATCGACATCCCCAGCGTTTCGCTCTAGGAGAGAGTCCGCAAATCTTACAGCGCCGACAAAGTCACGGTGCTTGAACGCTGTAACGAGGCTGTCACCTAAGGCAGCGCCATCTTGAGCGAGGACAGGTGTACCAATGCAGGCGGTAGCAAATACAGCCATTCCAACTAGGAGCGCCCGGGGCTTAGCAAGGGACATATCGAGGAAGGGTCTCGGGGAGCATAGCAAGGTTTGGGCGGCGTGGAGGCGTATTGTAAAGCGCCCGAGAGCCGCATAACATACACGGTCGGCTGCTTATGCAGCCACGGTCTGCACCATACCGCGTGCTCGCTACGCGATGAGCCCTTCGACGGCCGGGTGGTCGTGCGCGCTGCTCGGGCTGACTGGGTCGGCGGCGAGCCGGAAGAGGCAGGCGGCCCAGGTCAGCCCCGCGC
It encodes:
- a CDS encoding type II toxin-antitoxin system PemK/MazF family toxin — translated: MKRGEVWWVNFDPSVGGEVRKKRPAVILSNDAANRHLNRVQVVPLTSNTNRVYPSDALVTVGGRQSKAMGDQLTTASKRRLMNRAGTLSASDLRAVEGAVRVQLGLK
- the hutH gene encoding histidine ammonia-lyase, coding for MAHAANPERLTVADLHGDLDRSLAALRADAGRVRASRRIVEAALEDGATYYGINTGFGALARERIAPADTERLQQNLIVSHAVGVGPLVPKAVARLMLQLKVHALGLGFSGVSEATFERLLVMAERDLVPAVPSRGSLGASGDLAPLSHLALPLLGRGRVWDEAGGATRPAAEALAEHGLDPVTLRAKDGLALINGTQLMSAYGAFVLHRAHHLLKTADVLAAMSLEALQGSATPFDARIQAVRPHPGQAVVAENVRALLGESEILESHRTCGKVQDPYSLRCVPQVHGASRDVLAHATSVVETEINSVTDNPLVFDDGDPSIVSGGNFHGQPLALALDYAALALAELASVAERRVYLLVSGYDGLPVFLMRETGLNSGFMMPQYTAAALVSENKVLCHPASVDSIPSSRGQEDHVSMGSVAALKLFDVLRNVEHVLAVELMTAAQALDYRAPLRPGRGVEAAHRHLRAQVRHREADDGFGGDLTACLHCVQEGGLAAAAEAEVGTLR
- a CDS encoding alpha/beta hydrolase; translated protein: MPRPYVVDALDPELRPLARALPPPDYSDLAAAREGVRQMSRFGPPVDTSGLTVTDRTVPRPDGVPNVPVRVYVPESETALEAVVGGRRPALVFMHWGGFVLGDLDTEHARCARLARAVGAVVVSVDYRLAPEHPYPAGLDDAHAALAWVHAEADALGVDRDRVAVGGTSAGAGLAAAVALRARDDRRADSAAPAVAFQYLGYPVLDDRCQTGSARAYTDTPNWAAEANRRMWDLYLAPEDRDVPPATAAPARARDLDELPAAYLWTAEFDPLRDEGADYAQALAEAGVEVEHHAFARAVHGFDAVPGSPLAARAQAEQEAALRSALWPARPEPAGWGGPPVGPPAGAPDGVPDGTAVASPGEAPSHP
- a CDS encoding MarR family transcriptional regulator; its protein translation is MAPDFSAPLPFLAAVRELYSAFDTFDAAAAGALGIHRTDLAALLALEHGPRRVGDVGAVLGLSSGSMTALVGRLERSGHVERSADPADRRARLVGLTAKARREVGTIYRRSFEAIADAVSEVPREELDSAARLTRMAADACSAEAVMLLETTSKIG
- a CDS encoding addiction module antitoxin — its product is MPKKLTITLDEAVYDGLYRVVGPRRISRFIERLVRPHVLDLDAAYAAMAEDEDREAEAEAWSEALIGDVAGGEDEAR
- a CDS encoding YdeI/OmpD-associated family protein; the encoded protein is MSDATEHDFPTPVLEDPETEAGYMHHYVPIPAEVAAALDADGVTHVEGTLDAGSGTRPFRRALHRQPDGSLRLKFGAGWLREAGAAVGNVARVTLHEDPDPGRVDMPGELSAALDLDPEASKAWAALSPSRRKTHAYHVGRAKRTDTRIRRALSILDEIKRSD
- a CDS encoding DUF1883 domain-containing protein, whose amino-acid sequence is MQFVHHDLGQCKGGETVEITLKGNAANVQLMSSSDFSNYKAGRRYNYVGGLAKRSPVRLRVPRSGRWHVAVDMRGMRGSVRSSARIIPSALPPLREAPLSSVPSLVQPESPPGLGDSLREYDVFISHASEDKSSIVRALADALVAEDLSVWYDEFELRIGDSLRRKIDLGLAKSRVGLVVLSKSFMSKGWTNYELDGIVTRSVTGEQILLPIWHEVTKSEVVAFSPSIADEVARSTATHTVEEIAEEIAGLLKSHAA
- the hutI gene encoding imidazolonepropionase — translated: MPVLADIGLLATCRSDGGQGAIHPVRDAALAWEVDTIRWVGPEADLPRAFSGEERQSAGGRLVIPGLVDCHTHLAFGGWRADEFAQRIEGASYLDIARAGGGIASTMRHTRAASEDDLADRAAAHLAAMRTLGVTTVEAKSGYGLTVEDELKTLRAYRRLAESQPTRIVPTLLGAHIVPPEFETDRAGYVHLLTDTLIPQVAAEDLARFCDAFVEETAFSPDEARTIFDAARQHGLRPKLHADQLSDTGGAALAAEAGAVSADHLEHVSEAGIAALTEAGVVAVSLPLATLYLNVRPLPARALIDAGVAVAVATDFNPGSAPSYHLPLALMLACTVQRMTPAEALKGATVIASQAIKMDDAVGSLEAGKRADFAVIDAPDVNHWLYHFRPNACLRTVIGGETVWERRGDEGRGEHGERGGSEP
- a CDS encoding formimidoylglutamase → MTTGSQRRLVLPDVPVPETAEDDPRLGRWLAANRSAEGARAVLLGFPSDEGVRRNGGRPGAASGPEAIRRALYTLTPDAEHPEAFTDLLDRTADLGDLPVTGDVEADQEALGAVVAPLLAGGVVPIILGGGHETSFGHFLGYVGAEQDVEILNWDAHADVRPLKNGQAHSGSPFRQALEHPSGRCTRYQVAGLQPHSTAQAHLDVIDLWGGEVIWRRSLTEVRIRSIAIGLANPTLATFDLDAVDAADAPGVSAPNVGGLPADLWLYAAYELGRSPLVTSVDVVELNPTFDIDGRTARLAALTVWNVLKGLAERV
- a CDS encoding tetratricopeptide repeat protein, which produces MSLAKPRALLVGMAVFATACIGTPVLAQDGAALGDSLVTAFKHRDFVGAVRFADSLLERNAGDVDALTLKGRALSSLGRFEEGYAVLSEAVSLAPAAVEPRLFRGVNRLLAEDPAGAVDDLNAAAEIAPGAPVVMDMQAAALFRAKRYPEAVAVLDDLVAMGYDAITTLQTRSEVKYRAGNVEGALEDANRAIAIAPGAAQGYRVLGEIHLREGKTPEALKDFNRAIELEKESEMSELRATAYVNRAYTRLVLNDQAGAAGDIRKGLELDPENPFAYRNRALLRIEAGNTEAACSDLRTALRHDFYTKYGQEAIYGDDAHELVEQHCNG